Sequence from the Nocardia cyriacigeorgica GUH-2 genome:
CATTCGGGACCGGCGAGCAAAGTGGCCGCCCGCTGCCGAACGAACGAAATTTGCTCCCCCCCCCCCCTCGAAGATTCGTCTTTGTGTTGATCGTTGCAGCCGGTGCCGGCGATAACGCAACGTCACTTGCCCGACGACAACGCCGGGCGCCAAAGCCGATGCGGTCATCAGCAGTCCGGTGTCCTCCATATTGGACAGCGCCTGCCATCCACCGGCGGCGATGAGGAGTTCGCGCCGCCACATGATTCCTGCGGGATGCACGGGCAGCCGGTATGCCTCGTCATCGGTTACCCAGTGTTGAACGAGCGCACCGCGCGGGATCGGCCCCGGCGCGTAGGGAAGCGGAAAGTCCACGAGGTCGCCGGAGCCGAGCAGGTCGCGCGCCGTACCCACGGCGAATCCCGCCGCCGGGTGCTCGTCAAGGGCGGTGGAGAGGACGGCGAGCGCGTCCGGCTCGAGTTCGTCGTCGGCGTCCAGGTTCTGGATCAGTGCCGCGCGCGCCCGGCCCAATGCGACATTGCGGGTCACGGCGGGACCTTCTCTGGTGCCGTTGGTCGCGACATGAACGCGGTGGTCCTCCGCCGCGCCGCATTCGACCAGGGCTGTACGCACCGCACGGGCCGGACCATCGATCTGTACCAGCCACCGCCAGTCGGTGTGTGTCTGCGACAGCAGCGAAGCCCAAGCGGCAGAAAGGAATCGAGAATAGTCCGCATGTACCGCCGTGACCACCTCGACCCGCATGACCGAAAGTGTGCCATCCGAGCCGATCCGGCGCCCATGTGGTAGGTATGCACAAGGTCGGACTGGTGCCGTTCGGGAGGCAGGGGAAGGTATGGATCATGCGGTGATCGAGGCCGAATTGGCCGGTCTGGTAGTCGGTGCCATGCCGGGGACACGGGAACTCGAACGGGAGTGTGATGTCTTCGCGCGGCGATACCTCGCCGAGCCGGGGGTAGTGGAGCCACAATTCGAC
This genomic interval carries:
- a CDS encoding glycosyltransferase, with amino-acid sequence MRVEVVTAVHADYSRFLSAAWASLLSQTHTDWRWLVQIDGPARAVRTALVECGAAEDHRVHVATNGTREGPAVTRNVALGRARAALIQNLDADDELEPDALAVLSTALDEHPAAGFAVGTARDLLGSGDLVDFPLPYAPGPIPRGALVQHWVTDDEAYRLPVHPAGIMWRRELLIAAGGWQALSNMEDTGLLMTASALAPGVVVGQVTLRYRRHRLQRSTQRRIFEGGGGANFVRSAAGGHFARRSRMGTEMSRLIGARCANPSARSAEVGSGLAPLFRLPCDRNRGRGRATGDRRPPIASTPHRVAVGYAGRLVLWAKDVLALPCQIGPWWRPTVVGRVASVKMCSSGVDFAIAEAAAAIAFEHAFE